The Melitaea cinxia chromosome 24, ilMelCinx1.1, whole genome shotgun sequence genome window below encodes:
- the LOC123665748 gene encoding facilitated trehalose transporter Tret1-like: MTIYVGLPVKAGQVLRNRIERTASKRWRGSVRRVVAATVYNLSCFTHGCSTGWVSGVLGNEALTGGAWLAALPCLVALPAAPMFAVLADTRGRRAGALCICLSFIISWSLAAWCGARGVWAARVAAGAGGAGALALAPLYCAEIAPRTRGLAAMPALACSCGILFAYSAGGMLSAHALSLSMAVPPAILLLSLIWLPETPSFLISVGKIQEAAKIMCWFDGSDFREDLTDVIEQQEVRIRISEGYGRKEMMRRQDSDTFQPMLKRSSGLESNSDRERAEKSACRELFLHRGTRRALFSCFVVLCAAAGSGAGAVNSFAAAVLRHSTHSVPVLNITAYNFTIYNGSVPRALFDSSEAGSMLCGTALVLGAAVATVTVDRVGRKTLLLWSCTGIVLGLTVLGVYCDPHLRIHSWHLHRLWPLRRFNYKERKMEIQENYTTYNNTFAPLLNDTGKSWFKVSIEEQNYTSDAFEQREKEEITIWLPVVILSLVLFLYNVGLGSVPYVLISELFAVNVRSLASSFLIAWMWFSNFLLLRYFGTIAISLGLHATYYICACITLMGAGYIYFTIPETKGKSQNQITEALEGPWILFKKKRKNER; this comes from the exons ATGACGATCTACGTAGGATTGCCAGTGAAGGCTGGACAAGTATTGCG AAACCGCATAGAAAGGACAGCCTCAAAGCGATGGCGAGGTTCAGTTCGCCGTGTGGTCGCCGCTACAGTGT ACAATCTATCTTGCTTCACTCATGGCTGTAGCACGGGGTGGGTTTCTGGTGTTTTGGGCAACGAAGCACTCACTGGCGGAGCATGGCTGGCAGCCCTACCATGCTTGGTCGCGCTACCAGCGGCACCAATGTTTGCTGTGTTAGCTGATACACGTGGAAGAAGAGCAGGGGCTCTTTGTATATGTCTTAGTTTTATA ATAAGTTGGTCGTTAGCCGCCTGGTGTGGAGCTCGAGGTGTGTGGGCGGCAAGGGTTGCAGCTGGTGCAGGTGGAGCGGGTGCATTAGCCTTAGCTCCACTATATTGTGCAGAAATAGCACCGAGGACTAGAGGTCTTGCTGCCATGCCAGCATTAGCTTGCAG ttGCGGCATCCTCTTTGCCTACTCAGCTGGTGGGATGTTATCTGCGCATGCACTGTCTCTATCAATGGCTGTACCTCCAGCTATTCTACTGTTATCATTGATTTGGCTTCCAGAAACACCATCATTTCTTATAAGTGTTGGAAAAATTCAG gaAGCAGCGAAAATCATGTGCTGGTTTGATGGATCAGACTTCAGAGAAGACTTGACTGACGTGATTGAACAACAAGAGGTGCGGATACGTATTTCAGAGGGatatggaagaaaggagatgatGAGGAGGCAGGATTCTGATACATTTCAACCGATGTTGAAACGTAGTAGCGGGCTAGAGTCTAATTCAGACAGAGAAAGAGCTGAAAAGTCTGCATGTAGAGAACTGT TTCTCCACCGCGGCACGCGTCGCGCCTTATTCTCTTGTTTCGTCGTACTGTGCGCTGCAGCCGGCAGCGGCGCCGGCGCTGTCAATAGTTTCGCCGCTGCTGTGCTCCGTCACTCCACTCACAGCGTTCCCGTTCTCAACATCACTGCCTATAACTTTACTATTTACAACGG ATCCGTTCCGCGGGCCCTGTTTGATTCATCTGAGGCTGGATCAATGCTATGCGGTACAGCGTTGGTACTGGGTGCAGCCGTCGCCACAGTTACTGTTGACAGAGTTGGGAGAAAG ACGCTGTTATTATGGTCGTGTACCGGTATAGTCTTGGGGCTTACTGTACTCGGAGTATACTGTGACCCTCATTTGCGTATACACTCCTGGCACTTGCACAGACTGTGGCCGTTACGAAGATTCAATTATAAGGAAAGGAAAATGGAAATTCAAGAAAATTATACAACATACAACAATACTTTTGCTCCATTGCTCAATGATACTGGAAAGTCATGGTTCAAAGTTAGTATTGAGGAGCAGAATTATACTTCAGATGCTTTTGAGCAGAGAGAAAAAGAGGAAATAACAATATGGCTGCCAGTGGTTATACTTTCTTTGGTGTTGTTCTTGTATAATGTGGGACTAGGTTCCGTGCCTTACGTATTAATATCGGAACTATTTGCTGTTAAT GTTCGCAGCCTCGCATCAAGCTTTCTCATCGCATGGATGTGGTTCAGCAATTTCCTCCTACTTCGTTACTTTGGAACTATCGCCATATCCCTCGGTCTCCACGCCACGTACTACATCTGCGCCTGCATCACACTCATGGGCGCCGGGTACATTTACTTTACCATACCGGAGACTAAGGGCAAGAGTCAGAACCAAATCACCGAAGCTTTAGAGGGTCCTTggattttgtttaaaaagaagAGGAAAAATGAACGATGA